In Eucalyptus grandis isolate ANBG69807.140 chromosome 4, ASM1654582v1, whole genome shotgun sequence, the following proteins share a genomic window:
- the LOC104440899 gene encoding protein LIGHT-DEPENDENT SHORT HYPOCOTYLS 10 has translation MSSTEIQRNIAEGSSRSVIDQPALPAPAPLSRYESQKRRDWNTFGQYLRNQKPPVALSQCNCNHVLEFLRYLDQFGKTKVHLHGCVFFGQREPPAPCTCPLRQAWGSLDALIGRLRAAYEENGGAPENNPFGNGAIRVYLREVKECQAKARGIPYKKKKKRKNQIKMSDEAKQSKLS, from the coding sequence ATGTCGTCGACCGAAATCCAGAGAAATATAGCCGAAGGATCATCTCGATCGGTCATTGACCAGCCGGCGCTGCCGGCGCCGGCACCGCTGAGCCGCTACGAGTCCCAGAAGCGACGCGACTGGAACACCTTCGGACAGTACCTGCGGAACCAGAAGCCGCCGGTCGCGCTCTCGCAGTGCAATTGCAACCATGTGCTCGAGTTCCTCCGCTACCTCGACCAGTTCGGGAAGACCAAGGTCCACCTGCATGGGTGCGTCTTCTTTGGGCAGCGCGAGCCACCCGCCCCTTGCACGTGCCCGCTGAGGCAGGCATGGGGCAGCCTCGACGCGCTGATCGGGCGGCTAAGGGCGGCCTACGAGGAGAACGGCGGGGCCCCGGAGAACAACCCGTTCGGGAACGGGGCTATCCGCGTGTACCTGAGGGAAGTGAAGGAGTGCCAGGCTAAGGCCAGAGGGATTCcatacaagaagaagaagaagaggaagaatcAGATCAAGATGAGCGATGAAGCCAAGCAATCAAAACTTTCTTAG